In one Myxocyprinus asiaticus isolate MX2 ecotype Aquarium Trade chromosome 1, UBuf_Myxa_2, whole genome shotgun sequence genomic region, the following are encoded:
- the LOC127446334 gene encoding gametocyte-specific factor 1 yields MWGAKIRSAELLRAGSEMPFTKSKRESRSENVTIPRWEDSQDFCNPDKLLLCPYDPQHLIRACRFPYHLIKCRKNHPELADELRTCPFNARHLMRKHELPHHISTCVDQCIVNETYVENDKTDSKFQIPLSTWTAPVCDEDWDEEVDKHGTMTPSFVWGMSTSQLPQDREKASNSSNVIPALRAPRVLPWKLGEQLH; encoded by the exons ATGTGGGGTGCGAAAATCAGGTCAGCAGAGCTTCTGAGAGCTGGTAGCGAGATGCCATTTACAAAGTCAAAGAGGGAGAGTCGTTCTGAAAATGTCACTATTCCGCGATGGGAAGACTCTCAAG ATTTCTGCAACCCTGACAAACTGCTGTTGTGCCCATATGACCCACAACATCTGATCCGGGCCTGTCGTTTTCCATACCACCTCATCAAATGCAGGAAG AATCACCCTGAATTGGCTGATGAATTGCGGACATGTCCATTCAATGCACGCCACTTGATGAGAAAACATGAGCTGCCTCATCACATCTCAACCTGTGTGGACCAATGCATTGTTAATGAAACCTATG TGGAGAATGACAAGACTGATAGCAAGTTTCAAATCCCACTGAGTACCTGGACTGCCCCTGTTTGTGATGAAGACTGGGATGAAG AGGTGGATAAGCATGGAACAATGACACCATCTTTTGTCTGGGGTATGTCCACATCTCAGCTTCCTCAGGACAG GGAGAAAGCCAGCAATTCCAGCAATGTGATCCCTGCTCTTAGGGCACCGAGAGTTCTTCCCTGGAAACTGGGCGAGCAGCtgcattga